From a region of the Paenibacillus sp. R14(2021) genome:
- a CDS encoding glycoside hydrolase family 73 protein → MNRQAFFEMLIPIVKQLQAEGSPLFPSVRLAQSWLETGGNIPYWNNLGGYKPGSGVPNGYWKGTVVNKRTWEVIDGKRITVVTAFRAYDSIYDFYKDQDLLFAGKRYAAVRSAGTPVEQARMLQASGYATDPDYADKIIQILNASGLMRYDLRAEEEEPMTADEKKAFDELKAAVSSLAADNEALRSDLDSQLITIQALQVQAIQLEALHKLDVIPAWAKEAMDSAVSKHLLDSPKNGSYDFYRMMTVLHRAKLL, encoded by the coding sequence ATGAACAGACAGGCCTTTTTCGAGATGCTGATTCCGATCGTCAAGCAGCTTCAAGCTGAAGGTTCGCCGCTCTTTCCTTCCGTGCGGCTCGCGCAAAGCTGGCTGGAAACCGGAGGGAACATTCCGTATTGGAACAACCTGGGGGGATATAAGCCGGGAAGCGGCGTGCCGAACGGGTACTGGAAAGGCACGGTCGTGAACAAAAGGACGTGGGAAGTCATCGACGGTAAGCGTATTACAGTCGTGACGGCCTTTCGTGCGTACGACAGCATCTACGATTTTTACAAGGACCAGGACCTGTTGTTTGCAGGCAAACGCTATGCAGCGGTAAGATCGGCGGGAACGCCGGTGGAGCAGGCGCGCATGCTTCAAGCCAGCGGCTATGCGACAGATCCGGATTATGCCGATAAAATCATTCAGATTTTAAATGCAAGCGGATTGATGCGTTATGACTTACGTGCGGAGGAGGAGGAGCCAATGACGGCAGACGAGAAAAAAGCTTTTGACGAATTAAAAGCGGCGGTAAGCAGCTTGGCAGCGGACAATGAAGCACTGAGAAGCGACCTGGATAGCCAATTGATTACGATCCAAGCGCTGCAGGTGCAAGCGATTCAACTGGAGGCGCTCCATAAGCTGGACGTGATTCCGGCTTGGGCGAAGGAAGCGATGGACTCCGCGGTGAGCAAGCATCTGCTCGACTCGCCGAAGAACGGCAGCTATGATTTTTACCGAATGATGACCGTGCTGCATCGGGCCAAATTGCTGTAA
- a CDS encoding glycosyltransferase yields MKKIGLVMRKIQFAEAQGPRVFAERLQTIGRELGVEVVFISPDRYVSDYDQEKGFEYEKGDLCNYDVVIEKLQQEKIEHVIYTVSGFSFLKLFFEKSVLFPHSYPNPSLTGHEMMRPFYDIVDKAIVHTDYLKQSFRDDFNVTDVDVIPIGFEERLALEHYDPSQVVGNRVLWIGRDEPNRRPDLPLAYARSNPDVEVVMVFGGMRYKESMKKYEIPSNVKMHFALSRPEIFELMNSAKVYWSSSVFDTFAMPLSEAMAMGKIVVKPEHPCYGHISSSHTFAGNEKNWPEIVNMALASSTVTSDDNREHAFHMFSNTVMKQGYERFFENWL; encoded by the coding sequence TTGAAAAAAATAGGACTTGTTATGAGAAAGATTCAATTTGCTGAGGCGCAAGGTCCCCGCGTATTCGCAGAGCGTCTGCAGACGATCGGCCGCGAGCTGGGCGTGGAAGTTGTCTTCATTTCGCCGGACCGTTACGTCAGCGATTACGATCAGGAGAAGGGCTTCGAGTATGAGAAAGGCGATCTGTGCAATTACGACGTCGTCATCGAGAAGCTGCAGCAAGAGAAGATTGAGCATGTCATTTATACGGTTTCCGGGTTTTCGTTCCTGAAGCTGTTTTTCGAGAAGAGCGTGCTGTTTCCTCATTCCTACCCGAATCCAAGCCTGACAGGACATGAGATGATGCGCCCATTCTACGATATTGTCGATAAAGCCATCGTGCATACGGACTACTTAAAGCAGAGCTTCCGTGATGATTTCAACGTGACGGATGTAGATGTTATTCCGATTGGATTCGAGGAGCGTCTTGCCTTGGAGCATTACGATCCTTCTCAGGTCGTGGGGAACCGTGTGCTCTGGATCGGCCGGGATGAGCCGAATCGGAGACCGGATTTGCCGCTCGCCTATGCGCGCAGCAATCCCGATGTCGAAGTCGTCATGGTCTTCGGAGGAATGCGGTACAAGGAGAGCATGAAGAAATACGAGATTCCTTCTAACGTGAAGATGCATTTTGCACTCAGCCGGCCCGAGATCTTCGAGCTGATGAACTCGGCGAAGGTGTATTGGAGCAGCTCCGTCTTCGATACGTTCGCGATGCCGCTGTCCGAGGCGATGGCAATGGGTAAGATTGTCGTAAAGCCGGAGCATCCCTGCTATGGGCATATTTCCTCCAGCCACACATTTGCAGGGAACGAGAAGAACTGGCCCGAGATCGTTAATATGGCGCTGGCCTCCTCTACGGTCACTTCGGACGATAACAGGGAGCATGCGTTCCATATGTTCTCGAACACGGTAATGAAGCAGGGGTATGAACGGTTTTTTGAGAATTGGCTTTAA
- a CDS encoding YjcZ family sporulation protein, giving the protein MGYGMGNVGGAGQGCGPGYGGGYGAGFGAGGILVLFILLVIITRSVLF; this is encoded by the coding sequence ATGGGTTACGGAATGGGTAATGTAGGCGGTGCAGGTCAAGGTTGCGGCCCTGGTTACGGTGGCGGGTACGGTGCTGGATTTGGCGCAGGGGGTATTCTCGTATTGTTCATTTTATTGGTAATCATTACGCGTTCCGTCCTGTTCTAG
- a CDS encoding MarR family winged helix-turn-helix transcriptional regulator: MAQDINIPAICNSTKLRRAQRHISRLYDTCLAETGAGLKGTQFSILGYLKQEGPRTMVELAELMTMDRATIGHNLRPLERDGLVRIQVSDSDRRARIVSITDEGLRRVEIGRPGWDRAQAEFERQFGAEQAKSMRDMMDDVVSLSFTDSRTGWSAEER, from the coding sequence ATGGCCCAAGACATCAATATTCCGGCGATATGCAACTCTACGAAATTGAGACGGGCTCAACGTCATATTTCGCGCCTCTATGATACTTGCCTTGCAGAGACGGGGGCGGGGCTGAAGGGAACTCAATTCTCCATCTTGGGTTATCTCAAACAAGAGGGACCGAGGACGATGGTGGAACTCGCAGAGCTGATGACCATGGATCGTGCCACGATCGGACATAATCTCCGGCCGCTCGAGCGTGATGGATTGGTACGTATTCAAGTGAGCGATTCCGATCGGCGCGCCCGTATCGTATCCATTACCGATGAAGGTCTTAGACGGGTCGAAATCGGAAGGCCTGGATGGGACCGAGCTCAAGCTGAATTCGAAAGGCAGTTCGGCGCTGAACAAGCAAAGTCAATGAGGGATATGATGGACGATGTCGTTAGCCTTTCCTTTACCGACTCACGAACCGGCTGGTCTGCCGAAGAACGATGA
- a CDS encoding spore germination protein encodes MQDCYQDVVLALGNPTDLVVYQLPPQYGESAVCLFIETLVDRDKIERLILRSLLAANRTGEQSQPKLDLAGIKNLIPIPDITEAKDTDACINGLLNGQCLLTFGEASNACFLLDVLKVNHRSISEPKTEATIRGPREGFTEALMINISLVRKRIKNPALRLESYQIGESTSTQVVLLYLENLASNDIVGEFRTRIQSIHTDSILESAYLEEWMQGGDASPFPTMLNTERPDIVAANILEGRIAVFTDGTPMVLIGPVTFFQFFSSPEDYYQKAGIATLIRFVRFVSFLLACFTPALYIAVITFHQALLPTSLLISLSAQREGVPFPGFVEALLMQLVFEILREAGLRMPRIAGQAISIVGALVIGQAAVEAGLVSAAMVIVVSLTAIANFVTPIYTFGIAQRLIQFGFMLLAGFMGLFGILCGVLFVLLYLASLHSFSVPYLSPFAPTTVSDWKDTLIRAPLQRMRTFPAAMQTKRKNR; translated from the coding sequence ATGCAGGACTGTTACCAGGACGTCGTTCTTGCCTTGGGAAATCCAACCGATCTCGTTGTGTATCAGCTGCCGCCCCAATATGGAGAATCCGCGGTTTGCCTCTTTATTGAAACGCTTGTGGACAGAGACAAGATTGAACGTCTTATTCTTCGTTCGCTTCTTGCAGCGAACCGCACTGGCGAACAGTCTCAGCCGAAGCTCGATTTGGCAGGAATCAAGAATTTGATCCCGATCCCCGACATTACTGAAGCTAAAGACACTGACGCATGCATTAACGGACTGCTGAACGGACAATGCCTGCTCACGTTTGGGGAAGCGTCAAATGCCTGTTTCCTGCTGGACGTTCTGAAGGTCAATCACCGAAGCATCTCCGAACCGAAAACCGAAGCAACCATCCGTGGACCGCGGGAAGGGTTTACGGAAGCGTTGATGATTAATATTTCACTGGTGCGAAAGCGTATAAAAAATCCAGCGCTGCGTCTGGAATCCTATCAAATCGGTGAGAGTACCTCAACCCAAGTCGTCCTGCTCTATCTCGAGAATCTCGCGTCGAACGACATTGTCGGCGAATTTCGAACACGCATTCAATCCATACATACCGACAGCATCCTGGAAAGCGCCTATCTAGAGGAATGGATGCAAGGCGGCGACGCCAGCCCGTTTCCTACGATGCTGAATACCGAGAGGCCGGATATCGTGGCGGCCAACATACTCGAGGGACGCATTGCCGTTTTTACGGACGGTACACCGATGGTGCTCATCGGGCCGGTTACCTTTTTTCAATTTTTCAGCTCGCCCGAGGATTATTATCAAAAAGCAGGCATCGCCACCTTAATCCGTTTCGTGCGATTTGTCTCGTTTCTACTCGCGTGCTTTACGCCGGCGCTGTATATTGCGGTGATTACGTTTCACCAAGCTTTGCTTCCGACATCCTTGCTCATTAGCTTGTCCGCGCAACGAGAAGGCGTACCGTTTCCCGGCTTTGTGGAGGCGCTGCTCATGCAGCTTGTATTCGAAATTCTGCGCGAAGCGGGGCTGAGGATGCCGAGGATTGCGGGGCAGGCCATCTCGATCGTCGGCGCCTTGGTCATCGGACAAGCCGCAGTCGAAGCCGGGCTTGTGTCCGCAGCGATGGTAATCGTCGTCTCGCTAACGGCCATCGCGAATTTCGTGACGCCGATTTATACGTTCGGCATTGCGCAGCGATTGATTCAGTTCGGGTTCATGCTTCTTGCCGGATTCATGGGCTTGTTCGGCATCTTATGCGGCGTCCTATTCGTGCTGCTTTATCTTGCTTCGCTGCATTCCTTCTCCGTCCCGTATTTGTCTCCTTTCGCGCCGACGACGGTCTCCGACTGGAAAGATACGCTGATTCGTGCCCCTCTGCAGCGGATGCGCACGTTCCCGGCTGCGATGCAAACCAAACGGAAAAACAGGTGA
- a CDS encoding Ger(x)C family spore germination protein, producing the protein MRRRFGRIRVRTGTAIAVCLGILIGLSGCWDQKEMNQLAIINMLGIDKHPDDPTLEYYYQTINPSGFGSKQGGGTISPVYTYKVVGKVPHASSTYEVSDILPRQVFPEHLQAIVLSETFARNPKRMTVLLNSYELQMNRRANVDLVITNSPMSSVMNTYVPFEKIPGKSLTQIIDIQAKGSARAVQRSRFKDLIEHTASTKATVINAIRVYDPKTDRTTKNLEKIDAYRQSFVLDGGAVFVKDRMVGKMSINDIKWYAFLTGNADAFLQPLAPEGYSIEVEAGHVKVKKSFKLANGAPALDFHITAELRMRSNNLPRQMGKDTLHLIEKAFNETAEKEAVAFINMAAAKRWDVLGLQDQIAYKRAAAWKKALAKDPALWTKTRYEVKVQSNLVTGGMLTKPYLLHYKEE; encoded by the coding sequence ATGCGCAGGAGGTTCGGGCGAATTCGCGTTCGCACGGGAACGGCAATTGCCGTATGTTTAGGGATTCTGATCGGGCTTAGCGGCTGCTGGGATCAGAAGGAAATGAACCAGCTGGCTATTATCAACATGCTCGGCATCGACAAGCATCCGGATGACCCGACGCTCGAGTATTATTACCAGACCATTAATCCTTCCGGATTCGGGTCGAAGCAGGGCGGGGGAACGATTTCGCCCGTCTATACCTATAAAGTCGTAGGAAAGGTCCCTCACGCGAGTTCAACCTACGAGGTATCGGACATTCTTCCAAGGCAAGTGTTTCCCGAACATTTGCAGGCGATCGTCCTTTCGGAAACCTTCGCCCGCAATCCAAAGAGAATGACGGTATTGCTGAATTCGTACGAGCTGCAGATGAATCGCCGGGCAAACGTCGACTTGGTCATCACGAATTCGCCGATGAGCTCCGTAATGAATACCTACGTTCCTTTTGAGAAAATTCCGGGAAAATCGCTAACGCAAATCATTGACATTCAAGCGAAGGGCTCTGCACGGGCGGTCCAACGCTCCAGGTTCAAAGACTTGATCGAACATACCGCAAGCACGAAGGCAACCGTCATTAATGCCATCCGCGTGTATGATCCGAAAACAGATCGTACGACGAAGAATTTGGAGAAGATCGACGCCTACCGGCAGAGCTTTGTTTTGGACGGGGGAGCTGTTTTCGTCAAGGATCGAATGGTCGGGAAGATGTCCATCAACGACATCAAGTGGTACGCCTTCCTGACGGGAAACGCGGATGCCTTTCTCCAACCGCTTGCGCCGGAGGGTTATTCGATCGAAGTAGAAGCCGGCCATGTCAAGGTGAAGAAGTCTTTCAAGCTTGCGAACGGAGCTCCGGCGCTTGACTTCCATATTACCGCTGAATTAAGAATGCGCAGCAACAATCTGCCCAGGCAGATGGGTAAGGATACGCTTCATCTGATCGAAAAGGCGTTCAATGAAACAGCGGAGAAAGAAGCCGTAGCTTTCATCAACATGGCTGCTGCGAAGCGCTGGGACGTATTGGGCCTTCAAGATCAAATCGCTTATAAGAGAGCTGCGGCGTGGAAGAAGGCTTTGGCGAAGGATCCGGCCTTATGGACGAAGACCCGATACGAGGTTAAGGTGCAGTCGAACCTGGTTACAGGAGGAATGCTGACGAAACCGTATTTATTGCATTACAAGGAGGAGTAG
- a CDS encoding GerAB/ArcD/ProY family transporter → MIVAALWMYLSYLHKGLNLVEINTRVFGKTIARVNELMAPLMFLLFWLTYAAIIKEWNWERFIPSFRMDVVKTMSKTTNVLAFPFMDISISLAMLFPILSTSSKLKSVFGGIAATAFLTSLLLFIMIGALGVTRASHLTFPLFTIFQEVRIYTYIEHVEAVVSIAWLYIEFLKLCIVFYGIVLGISTLFKLSNKPMIAIPLIWVISGLALSSHKSYIDYWEWDQHYMFIYMQFFAILIPILLLGATKMKQLRKGG, encoded by the coding sequence ATGATCGTTGCGGCGCTCTGGATGTACTTGTCGTATTTGCACAAGGGCCTTAATCTGGTCGAAATCAATACGCGGGTCTTCGGGAAAACCATCGCCAGGGTCAACGAGCTGATGGCTCCGCTCATGTTTCTCTTGTTTTGGCTGACGTATGCCGCGATCATCAAAGAATGGAACTGGGAACGGTTCATACCGTCCTTTCGAATGGATGTCGTGAAAACGATGAGCAAAACGACCAATGTCCTTGCGTTTCCGTTCATGGATATTTCCATTAGTTTGGCCATGCTTTTCCCGATTCTGAGTACGTCTTCGAAACTAAAGTCGGTGTTCGGCGGCATTGCGGCGACGGCTTTTCTTACGAGCCTGCTGCTATTTATCATGATCGGCGCGCTTGGGGTAACCCGGGCATCTCATTTGACCTTTCCATTATTCACGATTTTTCAAGAGGTGCGCATCTATACCTATATTGAGCATGTTGAAGCCGTTGTTTCTATTGCTTGGCTGTATATCGAGTTCTTAAAGCTTTGCATCGTGTTCTATGGCATCGTGCTGGGAATCAGTACTCTATTCAAGTTATCAAACAAGCCCATGATCGCCATCCCCCTCATCTGGGTGATCTCTGGATTGGCGCTATCCAGCCATAAGAGCTACATCGATTATTGGGAGTGGGACCAGCACTATATGTTTATCTACATGCAGTTCTTCGCCATTCTCATCCCGATTCTGCTGCTCGGGGCAACGAAAATGAAACAACTTCGAAAAGGCGGGTGA
- a CDS encoding alpha/beta fold hydrolase translates to MTETNTNFHEHRIDRGQGSIYVRDYAGTGPAFVLMHGYPDNLHIYDDLVPHLIAGGRRVVVFDFLGFGASDKPAGAKYSFEQQLGDLHAVVQGLGLDKIIPVGHDSSGPAAINYAIEYPQHVDSVCVLNAFYMESPTAKYPEFIELFATTSLKALTTAILRSPEHFAWVLNFQRNQFQSHLTEEQKEYYSKFLGPIIDANFRQQPSSGPAFAQMTAQHFDELARNTKRINKMWQLNVPVKLIWGETDPYLNYGIARHLATLLKKPHLHVLPAGHWLQVDIPDQVAKVMLEKV, encoded by the coding sequence ATGACAGAAACGAACACGAACTTCCACGAGCATCGCATCGACCGCGGTCAAGGCAGCATCTACGTCCGTGATTACGCAGGCACGGGTCCGGCCTTCGTGCTCATGCACGGCTATCCCGACAACTTGCATATTTACGACGATTTGGTTCCTCACCTTATAGCAGGCGGTCGAAGAGTCGTTGTATTCGATTTCCTCGGCTTCGGCGCTTCCGACAAGCCGGCAGGCGCAAAATACAGCTTCGAGCAGCAATTGGGCGATCTCCACGCAGTAGTCCAAGGCTTGGGTCTGGATAAAATCATTCCGGTGGGACATGATTCCTCCGGTCCGGCAGCCATCAACTATGCGATCGAGTATCCGCAGCACGTCGATTCCGTCTGCGTACTCAACGCCTTCTATATGGAATCGCCGACGGCGAAATACCCGGAGTTCATCGAGCTGTTCGCGACGACGAGCTTGAAGGCACTCACGACGGCCATATTGCGCAGCCCGGAGCATTTCGCTTGGGTGCTCAACTTCCAACGGAATCAATTCCAATCTCATCTGACGGAGGAGCAAAAGGAATACTATTCGAAGTTCCTGGGACCGATCATCGATGCCAACTTCCGCCAACAGCCGAGCTCCGGTCCGGCGTTCGCGCAAATGACGGCGCAGCACTTCGATGAGCTTGCCAGAAACACGAAACGCATCAACAAGATGTGGCAGCTGAACGTTCCGGTCAAACTGATATGGGGCGAAACCGACCCGTACCTCAACTATGGCATCGCACGGCATCTTGCAACGCTGTTGAAAAAACCTCACTTGCACGTGCTGCCGGCCGGTCATTGGCTGCAAGTCGATATCCCGGACCAAGTCGCTAAAGTGATGTTAGAAAAGGTATAA
- a CDS encoding MFS transporter has protein sequence MRRMLLIVLLMSCGATYISSLFPVYGEHYKLSSLEITILFAVYAAVLLPTLLVVGARGSYWGLKKVVRYSIWISIASTLLFIFSTNIWMLYASRILEGIAYGAFTGVASAFLLKQTAHDKVGTALKLSGVTVNIGFGLGPAISGLILQYLHVQPLRLPFWILLGMLLIALIVLELLPKHEDPNAQKHKISLGIPHNMRTPFWSFIGLPIFTLFTLGGIVFSLIPSFVKNVLHTSNLSISGLLILLLLGGGALMQFFPWPRHPVTRMRISILALAAGSWLIVFSGQTESLSLLWAGIFIQGIGAGWTFQVALRFAGQLPKPEERPRVISAFYMCAYAGFIAPPVAVGVLTLFFSLNVSLVIINLFAALIVIYVLIYSVSFQRYYAKLTSQ, from the coding sequence ATGAGAAGAATGCTGTTGATTGTACTGTTGATGTCCTGCGGGGCTACGTATATTTCTTCGTTGTTCCCGGTCTATGGGGAGCATTATAAGCTCAGCAGTTTGGAAATTACGATTTTATTCGCCGTGTATGCCGCGGTTCTGCTGCCAACGTTGCTGGTCGTTGGAGCGAGAGGAAGCTACTGGGGATTGAAAAAGGTGGTTCGGTACAGTATTTGGATCTCCATTGCGTCGACGCTGCTCTTTATTTTCAGCACCAACATATGGATGCTCTATGCGTCTAGGATATTGGAAGGCATCGCGTACGGCGCCTTCACAGGCGTTGCAAGTGCTTTTCTGCTCAAACAAACCGCTCACGATAAAGTTGGAACGGCACTTAAATTATCCGGGGTAACGGTCAACATCGGATTTGGCTTGGGACCGGCCATCTCGGGTTTGATCTTGCAATACCTGCATGTGCAGCCGCTTCGTCTGCCGTTTTGGATCCTGCTGGGCATGTTATTGATAGCCTTGATCGTGCTGGAATTGCTTCCGAAGCACGAGGATCCGAACGCGCAGAAGCATAAGATTTCGCTTGGCATTCCGCACAATATGCGCACGCCATTCTGGTCGTTTATCGGTCTTCCGATCTTCACCCTATTTACGTTAGGCGGAATTGTGTTCTCGCTTATTCCATCTTTCGTGAAAAATGTGCTTCATACCAGCAATCTATCGATATCGGGACTGTTGATATTGCTGCTTCTGGGGGGAGGGGCTCTCATGCAGTTTTTCCCATGGCCGCGTCATCCCGTTACGCGGATGCGCATTAGCATTCTCGCGCTTGCCGCCGGCTCATGGCTCATTGTTTTCTCAGGTCAGACAGAGAGCTTGTCTTTGCTTTGGGCAGGTATTTTCATTCAAGGCATTGGCGCAGGCTGGACGTTCCAAGTCGCGCTGCGGTTTGCAGGCCAGCTGCCCAAGCCGGAAGAACGTCCGCGCGTCATTTCGGCGTTTTATATGTGCGCGTACGCCGGGTTTATCGCTCCCCCGGTTGCCGTGGGCGTGCTGACGCTGTTCTTTAGTTTGAATGTGTCGCTGGTCATCATCAATTTGTTTGCCGCACTGATCGTGATCTACGTGTTGATCTATTCCGTTTCGTTTCAACGTTACTATGCGAAGTTGACATCGCAGTAA
- a CDS encoding ABATE domain-containing protein: MLWDSFLRSNYYYGKSMTNPEDRIDNPVWLDEWLAEQKLPHPGAPSAKEMESLKRLRGHMRHIVLKLSAGESADPADLEGINRALLDGPMILRIEQSDSGYHMASMPAQVAWSGTAAAVAASFGHVLAEGDPSRFRICENTECMSAYYDETRNRSKRFCHEKYCGNLMKVRRFRARQKAADSSGSSTHGDSEI, translated from the coding sequence ATGTTATGGGATTCATTTCTTAGAAGCAACTATTACTACGGGAAAAGCATGACGAATCCCGAGGATCGTATAGATAATCCAGTCTGGCTGGACGAATGGCTGGCTGAACAAAAGCTGCCCCATCCGGGCGCTCCGTCAGCGAAAGAAATGGAATCGTTGAAGCGATTGCGGGGGCATATGCGTCATATCGTCCTTAAGCTGTCGGCAGGCGAGTCCGCGGACCCTGCCGATCTCGAAGGGATTAACCGGGCGCTGCTCGACGGACCTATGATCCTGCGCATTGAACAATCGGATTCGGGCTATCATATGGCTTCCATGCCGGCACAAGTCGCCTGGTCCGGAACCGCAGCCGCCGTAGCCGCTTCCTTCGGACACGTCCTCGCGGAGGGCGACCCCTCCCGCTTTCGCATATGCGAAAACACGGAGTGCATGTCGGCTTACTACGATGAAACCCGAAACCGCTCCAAACGGTTCTGCCATGAGAAATATTGCGGCAACCTGATGAAGGTGCGCAGGTTCCGGGCACGCCAAAAAGCCGCTGATTCCAGCGGCTCTTCGACGCACGGCGACTCTGAAATTTGA
- a CDS encoding DinB family protein, whose amino-acid sequence MRKEFVFHLYNVEHDNFMKLLAKCPEDKRTAIPEGFNTSLYWHLGHVVRITEFHVYGLSQQTMSLPEKYKDLFHYGTSAKGWTEEQLAQLPAWDTLIEQLKEQRERIYNTLKDRLEEAVPENFKKAESFGELILTTGAHLSNHNGVVAAMLQVLQK is encoded by the coding sequence ATGAGAAAAGAATTCGTATTTCATCTGTACAACGTAGAGCATGATAATTTTATGAAGCTGCTCGCCAAATGCCCGGAGGATAAACGTACGGCTATCCCTGAAGGATTTAACACCAGCCTGTACTGGCATTTGGGTCATGTAGTGCGGATCACGGAATTCCATGTGTACGGACTGTCGCAGCAAACGATGTCGCTTCCGGAAAAATATAAGGACCTGTTCCACTACGGAACGAGCGCGAAGGGCTGGACGGAAGAGCAGCTGGCGCAGCTGCCGGCGTGGGATACTTTGATTGAACAGTTGAAGGAACAGCGCGAACGGATCTATAACACGTTAAAGGACCGCCTGGAAGAGGCCGTGCCGGAGAACTTCAAGAAAGCCGAGAGCTTCGGCGAATTGATTCTGACGACGGGCGCGCATTTGTCCAATCATAACGGGGTCGTAGCCGCCATGCTGCAAGTACTGCAAAAATAA
- the ytxJ gene encoding bacillithiol system redox-active protein YtxJ: MNWNEITTLEEWHAIMDKSSERGQVILKYSSTCPVSTNALLEYEAYLEAEPNPDIDYTLVKVIESRPVSDKIAADLNVKHESPQMIYIQNKSKYWAATHWSVTKAHMTAVLD, from the coding sequence ATGAATTGGAATGAAATCACGACGCTTGAAGAGTGGCATGCAATCATGGATAAATCGTCGGAACGCGGACAAGTGATTTTAAAATACAGCTCGACATGCCCGGTCAGCACAAACGCACTCCTTGAATACGAGGCGTATTTGGAAGCCGAACCGAATCCAGATATCGATTACACGCTTGTCAAAGTCATCGAATCCCGCCCGGTATCGGACAAGATTGCCGCAGATTTGAATGTCAAACACGAATCGCCGCAAATGATTTATATCCAGAACAAGTCCAAATATTGGGCGGCAACGCACTGGTCGGTCACGAAAGCGCACATGACGGCCGTACTTGATTAA
- a CDS encoding alpha/beta fold hydrolase has translation MSRKSKFVKLSSVTAIAAFTLLVSACGASTADQRNVSDNTRNAAVQTSQASNPIGLQTADYKVSQGAVQTANAGTLKPYSDDALVKKLPGFKNGFKKVNGVTLHYVEGGKGEPLFLLPGWPENWYAFHKIMPELAKNYHVYVVDYRGMGTSSKPQTGYDKKTMAADIHALVKQLGYKQVNMAGHDIGAQVAYAYAAGYPDATKKLAVLDVPHPFEGFLHIPLLAPPGTYDSSDKEGRPIFPWWFALNSVPGLPEQLLQGKQMSTYQNWLFDYLAYDKAPMTKEEKEVYYSAYATPEAIRASSGWYNTFGQDIEDLKTYKKLSMPVLGIGGHKSTTHTLDLFLHQYATDVKMVKLDKTGHWIAEQNPQETIKLFKAFFR, from the coding sequence TTGTCTCGTAAATCAAAATTCGTCAAATTGAGCTCGGTTACGGCGATTGCCGCGTTTACGCTTCTCGTATCTGCTTGCGGAGCAAGCACCGCCGATCAGCGCAATGTATCCGATAACACCCGGAACGCAGCGGTGCAGACGAGCCAAGCATCCAACCCGATTGGGCTTCAAACGGCAGATTACAAGGTAAGCCAAGGGGCGGTCCAAACGGCAAATGCGGGTACGCTTAAACCGTATTCCGATGATGCACTCGTCAAGAAGCTGCCAGGCTTCAAAAACGGCTTCAAAAAAGTAAACGGCGTCACGCTGCACTATGTTGAGGGCGGCAAGGGCGAACCGCTGTTCCTGCTTCCAGGCTGGCCGGAAAACTGGTATGCGTTCCACAAAATCATGCCGGAGCTGGCCAAGAACTATCACGTTTACGTTGTAGATTACCGCGGTATGGGCACTTCCAGCAAGCCGCAGACTGGCTATGATAAGAAAACGATGGCCGCGGATATCCACGCCTTGGTCAAACAGCTTGGCTATAAGCAAGTCAACATGGCTGGCCATGATATCGGAGCTCAAGTTGCTTATGCTTACGCGGCCGGATACCCGGACGCGACGAAAAAGCTGGCCGTGCTGGACGTTCCGCATCCGTTTGAAGGCTTCCTGCATATTCCGCTCTTGGCGCCTCCGGGCACGTACGATTCGAGCGATAAAGAAGGTCGTCCGATTTTCCCGTGGTGGTTCGCACTCAACTCCGTGCCCGGATTACCGGAGCAATTGCTGCAGGGCAAACAGATGAGCACTTATCAAAATTGGCTCTTCGATTATTTAGCTTATGACAAAGCGCCGATGACTAAAGAGGAAAAAGAAGTTTATTATTCAGCGTATGCAACCCCTGAAGCGATTCGCGCCAGCAGCGGGTGGTATAATACGTTCGGCCAAGATATCGAGGATTTGAAAACGTACAAAAAGCTGTCCATGCCTGTACTTGGCATTGGCGGCCATAAGTCTACGACGCATACGCTTGATCTGTTCCTGCATCAATATGCGACTGACGTAAAGATGGTCAAGCTCGATAAAACCGGACATTGGATCGCAGAGCAGAATCCGCAGGAAACCATTAAACTGTTCAAGGCATTTTTCCGCTAA